The genomic stretch tttttcttctagagaTAACTACCCTGGCCACCTGATTTTATACTGTGAATAATTCGATTATATACGATATGTTATACAGATCTCAGCTACATCTCAGCTGAGCCTTTTAAAAGGGTGGCAAAATACACGTAGGCCTATATTTCTAACTGCCTCTACAGAACGAATTGGTCTCTTTTTATGATATTTACGTTATTTGACGTTTAATAGAAATACACATTCAATCATTTTTAGTGGAGTGAGACAAATGTGAAATACTTTGGGGaggtctttttaaatgtattattattattattattattattattattattattattattattattattatgatgatgatgatgattatgcatttactttatttaaagtGCACGGCTACAACGCTGCTTAATGACCTTGTTTTACCTTATGTGGAAAACAAGGATGTGATCGTGCGCGCCATCATTTATAATACCTATATAATAGAAGAACGATGGCCCGAAGACCCCCAGCCCCCAGCAGTATTAGACACGCTCTGATACTTGGTAGAGTCAGAGATCAGAGCGCCCATCACAGCTGtgcacaaaataaacattacattggaAGACGTATGTTACATGAGCACCTCCAAAATATTTCAATAGATTCCAATGCATTGTACTTCAGCTGTTCAGAGAATGTCTGTGTCAGATGTTCTATGTGCTTTTGGCTTAAATCTACAAGCTGTTTCCGCGAGCGCTCGATCGTGTAAAtcttaattaaaataactgcATTGAAAGCGTACTTTATGATGCGGTGAAGTCTTTGGCGACCAAATCCTGCATTAATGGGTTAAAATGATACGTTGGAaacactttcttgttttaaattaggCCTGCATCTTCATATCACTGAACTACAACCTAAAGGAATCTGATGTGTGGAGGACAGCTACGGTTTTTTACACAGGCTATTCGAATTACTTCATGTATTGTCAAATATACTGAAAACCGACCTACTcttgctgtttattgtttttatttattgttgttattacaaGCAGGGACACGATTATATAATCAACAAAAATCCACTCAGCGGCTCTAGTTTATTCTATTCAATTGCAAATTGAtcttagatttttaaaaagtttttttattctGCAAACAGACCCTGCCCTTCAGTGTGTATGCTATGTAAACTACTGAGGTTTGCATAGAAGATCTTATTGGTATAATTCATAAATTAACAACcgttaattaaacaaaaagaaaaaaaataaatacacacatttttaaatagtttaaatctCTAGGACGACTGATGTAACTGAGTAATCCGAACGATTTCATATAAATTGAACTAgtctatatattattttatatatatatatatatatatatatatatatatatatatatatatatatatatatatatatatatatatatatatattatagatttttttcttaTGCTGCTCGtttctataaatattttttgatataCTTTGTTAGCCTATACATTTGAATTATTGCATGTGTCGACACTGTGGGAATTCGCTTCCTTCTTTTGAACGTAGCTGGAGTTTAACTGCAGTTGAACGGTTTTGGAATGCAACTTTCAAGGTGAGATACAGAACAGAACGCTTTTGAAGAATGACCGTTTGAACAGAGAAGACTGGTGGCTTTTGCTTTGGTTAACATGTAGCATTGCAGGCAATCTTACCAGCGTGGGGACTGGGTTTAACAAAGGTGTGTTTGTGAAACCACGACGCCACCAATCTCACGATAAAGGGAACTACCAATCAATAAAGCTAACAAGATTGTCATATAAAAACCGAACTGGGAATGACAAACTGTAGTTTCTGTAACCATTAAACATCCCCCGATCTTAAACGAGTAGGCTATACATTctacattcaaacacacacacatagcttcAGAACGTGCTGTAATTACCGGATGTACACAAAAAATTAATTACTATAGCACTTTGTTAATCGTCTGAACcacccaaaaaacaaaataatttcaaacaattACTGGAgcattaacagttttgttttccgCCCGTCttcttttaaataacattgcTGCCCTCTAGTGTTGAATCTTTCAATTgcataattatataaaatgaccTTTTATTTTGTCGTGAATCATGATGTTAATGTTTTTTAGACTGTggagtactatatatatatatatatatatataataagatatatatataatatatattatatatatctatattatatattatatgatcaCGTGCACTATGTACGTGAtcacgtaatcacatacaaagacgtCATAAGCCctatatacgctccttgcaaaggagccgtctcttttctacagcggtatcggtgctatgctttataGCGACAAATCTCGGGTTCGCTCCCGCCCTTCGCCTGCGTGTGGAttgtctcgccctgtgtgatgcgcctgcagATGCGCTTCGGCAACGTCAGCGAAGAGCCGTTTCATCCCAGATATAAAGGCAATAATCAATTAATTTTGAACTTTAGCGCCTGGctctaaatgattaattaaggccaACGGTCGAACAAAGCGCCGAAATTACAAACCTCAGACTATCAAAGCTTCTTACCACAGACTAAAATAAACTTGTTGATTTGAGCGAATTCACAAATTCATCTACACTGGCTATTGACAGTGCACTGCACGCGGGTTTAATCCAGTTATTTTATACAACGTCAAAGACATCGAAGGATTGGCATTAAACGATCAAGACCGTCCAGTCATTTGACACCTGTCCACCAGAGCGCGCTACAGTCACACTAGACGTACTGCCATTTGTGTGGCACAGTAAGAATAGTTAAATTCACATTAAAACACATAACTAAAGGCTTAACTGGTGAATTTCACAGCAGGCACCTCCTGTTTACCACCTATTATCGCATGCTTATTTTGTAAACACAACCAATGAATCGGCTCATTTCACTAAACCCCTCTCATGAAGTCTTGGGAGATAAAACCTCTTTGAGCTGCCATGTTGTGGATCATTTCTGTCTGAATGAACGCTTTTAAACCATATATCTCCTTTTTGTCAATTGTACCAATGATAAGAGGCTGTTACTGCCCCAAGTCACATGCATTATGAATACAAATATgtataaaggcatctgccaaattaattaatactactacgactactaacaataataaaacaactttCATTGTgctaaaaacatgcaaaaaatacGCAGGCAGAAAGAGAATATTGTGTACATGTCACTGTGCttatccagtagaatgctgtgtaaatgtcATTGGGCTAATCCAGTAGTCCCAGATGCCAAGGGGTGcttttactttttcattgttATAAATTCGTAAACAGGATTCCAACAGACACTTCAGTTCCTATGTAATGGATGGGGTTGACTGGTGAGCAAGTCTGCTGTAAAGACCACACCCCACAGTGGATAAAAGCAGGGAAATGAGGCAGAGCGAATTGACTTTTGATAATGACTGTGAAATGAACAGCACTCTGCTTGCCAGTGTTATAGCAGTGATGCTGTACTGTAGGTTAATGAcggctgtattttaattaaaggtTTCATCAGAGCAAACAAGGCAAGTCTAATTTAAGAACATTTACAAGGCAGATGAAAAAGGTTAATCTATATTGCCTAGACATTTTGACCCAAATAATATGGATGCCTTTCCACCCTCTGAGCAATTCAATCACATATAGTAGCCCTGGATACATGAGACACATTGACCTTTTTTCATATTCTCCTTTATTTGCTCTGTAACTACAAATAACCCCCAAAACCTAGTTTTATGAGCAAACAAACCGCTCaactttttagattttaaaaaaaaaaaaaaaaaaaaatggtaccagTGCATGTAGACTTTGTCCAACAACACTTAAAAGACCAACATATATGCTTTAATTTctagagtttttaaaatgttcatgagTTACTGTGAACAAGTTACCTCTTTCTTCAAGTtgtagacaaacaaacacactggaaCTAGAGCATATACAGGCCCATAACACTCAAATGTACATTTAGATCAGCAAACACATTTTGATCCGAGTGTGAAACACTTTTGTTGTATACGAATAATCCCCTTTATCATGGTTAGCAGTCAGTCAATCCCAAAAGAAGGAAGTAACAGTTAAAAAACTGATGCTTTCTTATTGCAACAACATGTTGCTTTTTCCCCCCACACTTACTCCTCGCAGGTAGCATTTTCGTTTcttattctttataaaaaaataaaataatatatatattatccagtTTCTATCACAGAATAGGGAACATGGAGGTCCCACGAGCTTTGCTCTTGAAAATCCTGTTTATGAAGTGCTGATGTAAGCAGCACCTGTGCGTGTGGTCCAGACAACAAGTTAGTGTGTATTGCTTTAAGATACATCAAAACAATGACATGATAAGAGAACGCAACATGAAACGCCTGTGCGGTACATGTTTTACAGCTTGCTGGTTAGTTTAAATGTGGGGCACTTAGTTTAAATTCTTCTTCactatacttttttgttttgctccaCTATGCAAAATTGCTTGCAGGAATCCTGCATACCTGGTCACTGTAGACACACTATATTGCACTTCACTTTCATGCACAGACAAGGATCAGGAACACTGTGATTGTTTTAAAGTTCAACTAGCTTCCATTATGCTGTCGTTGTGTTTATTGACCACTCAATAAGGGAATGACATTTAAATTACCCTTCATATACATAAAACCAAATTACAATATATAACAGAAGACTTGAGTCAAAGATCAAGGCTGTAACATAGAGCAAAAGAGGAATTTCTAAAACAGAAGCAGGTGATagaaaggctttaaaaaaagagtggaaaaacagtataaaatatcaAGTGTTCTCTCACAGTGCAGCCAGCAGTGAACGTTATGGTTAACACAAATACATGCTTAACCAATTGGAtgcagagtaaataaataaacaagtatttataatacatacagtaaaacctgtatttaTGGTCACCTGATCTTACTAATCAGTGTTCAGCAAATCCAAAAACAGCCGTCCCCTCTTCAAATACAAGTGAATGCCTGACACACTTTGAATATGCATTAAGCAGTCATCCCTCTGTAGCAGCCCCTTCGATGAACCTGTAATGCAGGTTTCGCTGCACTTACACCAGCCTGCTCTACTGATCTCAAAACAGCATACAATACACACGGTGTCTCTCAAGTGGTTGCTTTGTTCAACTTAAAGTGattgcagcaaaaaaacaaacaaaaaaaacaaaacatatttttttacttgTTGTCCACTGCTGTTGTTCATATAGGACTCTagatgcagtttttaaataaatataaacatgtttttttattttaaaacatgatgattGATCTGATCCTGCACTCGTTCACAGAAAGCTTTGCTTTCACATAGTGTTGCACTTTGACTGAAACTGAAATTGTTCCCATCCCTTCTAGAATTTCTAGAATTATGTGAAACCTATGCAGCTACAGGGAGAACCAAACAGGTAAGATTcatgacattattttgtttgctagTTTGCTACAATCGCTTTCTATTTATGTTTCTGATTTCTGATGGTTTCTCATTAATTGTCTGTCTTGCTGTTAGGGCATTGGGCTTGCTTCTGCATGCATTTGCTCTTCGTTTGTAACACTCAGTGTCCTCAAACTGCCTTCCTCACTGGTTTCGACCATTGCACAGAGTTCAATGTTCTGTATAGCCTCGTCAAAGGCAGTGGATGCACCACCTTGAGTACTCTCCACAGAGCAAAGGCACTCCTGAAGAGACAGAGTGAAATACATTAAAGACAGGACCACAGTGAAGAAAACATAACAAGCAAGCACTGCTTGACATATCCATTTAAGAAAATGTCGATGGGTGGATTTGAATCACAACAGGATAATCTTCACATTACGATACCATGAGTAAGAAAACAGATGGGTCGGTCCAAGACTCATAATAACATGTGCAGCTGTAGCCAAAAGTTTAACATCACTGAGAATTTTAGTACTgagacaattacaaaaacccctccaaaaaactacatgaacataatttatagattttatttatcgtcatgaaatcaaagaaactacaaaatgatactgcaaaagtctactggaagccataatactagtacagtatttcatgttagattttgtcaaaatgtcacattttgtcagattttcgttaagtatatgataaactgaattacacaccactttgcaatatgttaacgtaacatttttcagctggtttcattcgactttatgaagcaaaatttgttacattctatcgggtgatgcaaaagctttggccatagctgaacaATAAATGTAATGTACAATTGTACTGACAGAAATGTCTGCAGTTTGTAGTGTTTACACCAAAAAAGCATACGTCACAGAACGAAATGCTATAAAAAGCACATCTTCGTTCCAGACAAGACTTTGTATTCTTGTTTAATATAATCACCAGCAGTGCCCTGGAGCatgctctccctctccctctcccaatGTAGAAACAGGGTTCAACAAACTTACTGTGACATCGATAGCTTCAGGCAGTACACCCGTCTTCATCCAAGGGTGAACTTCCACCAGCTCGCTCTTCTGTTCTGTCCTGAACTTTGGCTGGGCTTTCTGCATCTGTTTCAGCTTGTCTCTGTCTTCTTTGAGAACAGTCTCGAAATCTCTGCAgccaaataaatcaatacataaataaatcagttaCACCAGTAATATATACATCTCGCCCACCCCAATGATGCTAACACAGCATTACAGTTTGAAGATGCCAGAggccagaattaaaaaaaaacaaaacaaaaaaaccacacattacCATGGCCTTGATTTTACTAATGTGAAGATTTAATCACTAACAGGTGTCTGTTTAAGATCTAACTAGATACAGAGTATATGTTCATCccaaatatctaaaataaaattgGGTACTATGACTACTACAAACATATATAATTTGCTAAATGTACACTCCCATTAACAGAAGACTACACATTGAAACCCAGCCTGCCTGGGCGTCCCCATGTCACTCACCGTGACGGCACCTGATAAGTCATCATGACCGAATCGTCTGCATTAGCGATCAGCAGCCACATCGGATCCTGGAGGACGTATTTAACCAAGCTAGTGCCTTCTTTCTTTTCCATGCCAGTCTTCTCTTTCAGTTGGTGGTCGTTCTCAGAAGAGTCGATGCTTCCAAAGTACTTGCTGGTATTGCTGGTCTGGCTGCTCCCTAAATGGATAAAGGcatttatttttagttcagtTATACTTGCATTAAAACAAGCGTTGAGTTCCTGTAGAACGGTGGTCTAAAAATTCATAATAACAAATGCTAAATTAACTAAGATGTTGCTCCAGTACACTTTTTAggaataaaattaatatttttgtttcaaactttCTTTTCTACTTGCATGAGAGTTGATTACAAATATTTTGGAAAATTAAGTACTTTATTCAGGAGCAAACCTCCTTCTGCAGCAAAagctgaatacattttgtttggaaATGCTATGGTACTGTGTGGGAATTTGCATATATGTGGCATGTGGTACAAAAGCATATTTGAGATGCAAATTGTTGTTCTTTGGTTACCATGATCTTTACCTGTGCCACTGCCTGAGGTGCCACACCCATTGGAGCCTGATCCCAAGGACCCCGAATCTGCTGACCTCCCACTGCCTGAGGCGGCCGACCCTGAGCCTGACCGCGAGTCTTCCTGCAGCAGAATGTCAAGCAGATCGCTGGAGGAGGAGCAGGCATCACTGATTTGGCCTTCAGCTGGGGATTCACCCTGCACAGCAAGAAGGAAGGGTCTTTTGAGTGGGGTAGGAGCACACATTATCCGTTCGACTTTAGGGAAGAAAAGAAATTAGTGTGGCACATTTTGGAGAAATATACTttatttgcaagatttttaacacaaacatctttatatagaaaaaaaaatcatgcaagaggattttgtagattttattttgttagacAAATGTGGCACAAAGTAAAAATCCCACTAAAGTAACTGGCTAACAAAATAACTTCATAAACATTACACATTTTCCACTTTATTTagctaaataggtctcaaatatcagcatcagcagtgtcttctgggtcaaagcatgttactggctgaaagcatgtcagtcaaaaggGGAAGCAGCCGATTggctattgacaggaaagaagccagggAAGGGACGCTTTTTACCCACGGCTTGGAAACAAAGATTTTTTAAcctagtttcttttaaaactgggCATTTGAGACTTACATGAAAGAATGGACGCACATTACTTAGGAAATTCATCTAactattgtgttagctacaattactttaatatcTTATGCCATTTGCTAAATGATCTCTGAAGACAACCCCTTCAAGTTCATTTCATGTTAGGACTCTGAAGATGACATAGACTCACTTTAAATGAACAGACAACACAACTGTAAAGGTGTTTTCTTACAGTTTGAATAAGAAAAAGCAGACTGCTGTTGTACAGACAGACACATGTTCCACCTCAAACTGATGGTGTGAACCCACTGCTTAGTAAGAGACTAAGATGCATGTGATCTGGACATAAATCAATACTTTTATATAATGTGCTTATTTTACAGCTACGCTGATACAGCGTTAACTATACAGATTGATATGTCTTCAAGCCCTAGTTGTCTCAATGTTAGCCTACCTCAATGTTCCAACAACCTCTACAGCTCATTTTATCCCATACAAGGTTTTCTTCTGACTTTAACCCCTGGTCCCTGAAAAAAAAGGACCCTGAGGGAATAGGTATATTGGCAGGAGCTCCACATGAGTCTACTGCACCAGGATGTATGTGTGCCAGCTTTTACATGGACGCTAATCATCACTTCATTATGCTCTTTAATTCATCAACAAAGGTAGAAATGTAAGGCTTCATCATTCAGCTGCCAAGGTCCTGCAGGAACTAGGCATAACATTTTAGTGACACATTGTGACATTAAATTACGCTGTGGACCCATCACAATGTGTGACCTACAGCCTCATGCACATGACACCTGCATATTAGTCATTAATTCTCACCTAAATGTTGTAGGCAATAAGACAATGGAAGAAGAAGAACTGTCAAGTAATTAaggaaaacataaaatatatattaaaaaaaccagGACaagaaatatttgtaaaatatatttctacataCGCCCTCTGACTCCTTGCTCGTGGTGGCTTCTTTGTCTCTGTCTCCCGCAGTCCCAGCAGCCCCTAGGGACGTGGCAGAAGGTCCTGCTTCCTGCCGTTCCACCCGCTTGGGCGTCTCTTCCAGTTGCAGGAGATTCAGCTGCAAAGGAGAGCTGCACCTCGACTGGAACAAAGGTGGAGAGGCTTGGTCCTGCGCCCCGACTGACTGAGGGGTAGAGGAGCGGGATGGCCTGTCCCGCTGATCACTCTCCATCGGCATGTTGTAATGTAACAGCTGCCCGGGAAACTGGGGGTACGCCTGGACAACACTGGGAACACCAAACTGGGGCTGTCCTGGGAATGCCGGCGGAATGGGGAACGCAGCTTGCGCTGAGAATGTTGGATGTGGGGGGAAAGAGGGCTGTCCGGGGTAAAAGGATGGGTGGACTGCACTGTTCATCTGTGGGAACATATAATTTGGGAGCACGAATGCCACCATTGGAGTAACTAAAGGTGCCGAATACTGTGGTGGCTGCATTTGGCCGCAATTGTCCTGGGCACTCTGCCCATCCCCGATGCCAGACATAGATGGGTTGGTGGCTGGAGGCATAGCTCCTGGTGCAGTCAAGACTGGCATTGGGTACCCTGGCACAACCGTGGGGAACGACATAGCAGGGTAGCTGGACTGAGAGGTTTCTGAAAGGGACCAGGGGGTGTGGTTTAGGCCCACGAGAGGGGGTCTGTGTGGCTGCTGATTGTGTGAAGAGGTGCTGTCTGATGAGTCACATTGCTTCACACGCTTACACTTGGTTTTCTTGTTTCTTCCTGCCTTCTTAAAGGGGGGTTCTGTGGCATTCTGCCCTCTCTGTCTGGGTGTTTGGGTACCTTGAACCAGCAGAGAAAAAGGGAATGCATTAAACAGTTCTGCCCTGAATATGCAAACAattgaaacagttctgcatgcatgttctttttttttcttaaatacacagtttattttatatgcatgaaggcattctaaaaaataaaatgtgcaatataTTTGTCACAGAAGGCAAAGGCACTGAGTAACTTACAGACAGATAAAAacttataaaaatgaaatatgtattttttaattatattattaattattaatatattattattattttaaaaaaacaacttcattaaaaataatacgattaaaacaaattgaaattaaaaaccaattaattgaaaaaacactaatttaataataataataatcccaccTTGTGCACATTTGTGCCCCTTGTGCTTCTCCTGCAGGTAGAAGCTGCAAGGAGATTGAAACATGTGCATCCCCCGGGGCTCCTTGAACTTGCTGAGGAAGGCTTGCTCCTCCTGCTGTGTGTGCGCTGCCAGCACCTCTTTGGTGAGGCCCCGCTTCTTGTAGGCTTCCTTCTCCTGGCTCACTGCTGGCACTACACTggctggagggggagggggctggCTCTCCACCGGCTCAATACCACTCTGACCCTCTTCCATTATTTCTGAAATGGCAAAATTCATTTTTCTAATCTATGCTGCAATACCtttgtttgtgcatttttaaatacagacaaCTAGCAATGAAACCAAGTAAAGAGAAAGTCCTACTAGACAGACAGTTGTAACAGGGACAGGGCGATAATAACATTGTCTTCCACATTTAAAATGGGCTAAAAGACAGTGGCCactagtgttgtttttattttgggctGCACGCTCTCTGTGTTGTTTTCCCGATCACAGCAGTTAAGCGCAGATCAGTCCCCTGACAGTGAATTCGATCAGCCCTTCTGGAAGGCGCAGTGCTAGAGGGGAAGAGACCAGCATTAGCTCTAACTAAGTTTTCTCACTTCAAGTTCCTGCCTGCCACCCTCAGGGGAAATATGGATTTCGTAGTTGAAATCCTGTAGGTAGTTTTCAAATAATTACCAGGGACAGCCTTATCCGGGTCATTTGtagatacaattattattatttatttaatttttaaaaataatctaggGACCATTTCTGTgggaagaaaaaatatgttttgaagaAATGATAGTAATTCTTTCTGTCTGCTTTCTATTTCCTAAAACATTTCCATGTGCTTAGGGTACACTGGGAAGCTGCAGTAATGACAAACGCTTATAGGGGTTAGTTTGCAAAAATCAAAAAGAGAAATTATTAGCAATACAGAAAGCATGGTAAGATACATACATTCAAAATCttgcaaaataagaaaagaaGTATGCATGCAATAAGAGCACAGTATTAGGTAATTTATTAACCTTGGCATAGGTTTGCCGTTCAGTTGCTTTGCAATTTGAAAAGTTACTCAGTGAAACACATTAGGGCCATTCAATGAATATAAGTTAATATTGTTGTTACTTCAGCGCCAATATGGACTATAATACATATTAAACAGAGGGAATAGGCATTCAGCAGGCGCTTATTCGAGGTACGAATTGTACATTGTGGTATATATTAATGCAATACTTAATCTTATTAAGTCCTTTGACAGAGTGCCTTCTGTCAATTTCGTCACATTGAAGTGGATGCTATCAGCTTCCTATTAGAATTTGCACACTTTTTTAGGTGTGGATTAAACTGGTATAGGCTTCTGAAGACTGATTTTGAAGCTCAGTTACAGCGATGATATAATGTAAAatcagaaattatatatatattcttttaattaataataataatattttaataataataataataataataataataataataataataataataataataataataataataattgaaataaatgtttgtccacaattaaattaaaaatctgctacaaaaaagaaacaaataaataaaacaaaaaatagtaaaaacacgtttttaaaaacacaaacaaaaggtttatgAGTGTACCGGATTCAGGCTGTGGTTTCTTGTCCCCAACGTGAACAATTGTACTGCTGTAACTACACTGGCTGGTAATGGACACAACACTTTCAGCCTTGCTGGGTAAAGCAAGAGGTGTCAGTGACGCGCCAACAACCGCTGCTGCAGAAGCATTTTCAGGCGACTTCAACGAAGCAAGATCAGCTTGATGGTCTAACAAGGATGGGTCTGCTAGAAAAATCACATCACAGAACGAAGAGAAGAAACAATTTCAAGAAtcgtttttgtaaaaaaaaaaaaaaaaaaaaaaaacacacaacaaaaaaaaaaattaatacggGCAGGGTAGCCATCTTTGCCTCAGATATGGTCACACTAGCTCTTAGTTTTGGCTGATTttctatttaaccctttcagtctaAGGTCCTGCCTTATCTTAGTGCTGTATGCTAACATAAGCCATCGGAAATCACACTGGAACCTCACatgactcctaggtcccagtctgagatcatgtagaaatatgtaaaaaaaaaaagaaaaaaaaaattgtttagttctcatgtatactcaataaaggggTACCTTCTTCTGCTTGACacaaataattcaggactgaaagtgTTAAAAATCAAAATTTCAAAAACTTTCCAGTGCAGCCAACACACAGCTCCTACTTGCATCAAAGTTGTTTATTGTCAGTTCAACAatatagtgatttttattttgcattgttttcttttctttttttaaattgagaactTTTGAAATGGTCCCCATTGTTTGCAAATCTCAAATCAGTGGGGCCCACCccgttttaaatcatttttggttttgggtttgaaaacaaaacatatatatatatatatatatatatatatatatatatatatatatatataaatatatagatatatatattttgtaacatCTGAAATTGAAAAGGCAAGGGTACATATACTATTTTTCAGCTGACCAGTCAGTTATGTTGTTAATGTAGTTGCACATCTATTTAGAAAAATTTTTTTGAGTACCCCATACCGCTGGCAGAACTGTATTACATCCCATCTGCATTtgcattatatatctatatatatatatatatatatatatatatatatatatatataaaaacatgccaTACCTTGAGAAACTTGCATGCTGTCATCAGTGACAACCTGCTTGTCTTCGTCAGAGTTGGAAGAGGCTGTGTTGGAGGAGGACACACATTTCCTCTTAACAGTGACTGGAATATTACAGCTATCCAGAAACCTAGAAACAACACAGCAAAGTCAGCCTGCTTGGTCTTGCTGTTGTACGGTATACACCACGCAGTCAAACCTGCATCAAGTCTTAAACAATTACAAACCTGGGAAACACTTTCATGAAGTCTTATTAAATCAGGCAGGACTTCCTTTTTAACAGTGCATGAACATGTGTTCATTTTGCAGGACTTTCGTGCTTTTCtcctggttatactatgcatttatcatagtttgccatgtgtttttttatatgctttaccataattctctgggctttacaatgcgtgcctatgctttattaaactttgataGGCTTTTACAGTGGTAAAACTTAAATAAGGGGAACTGAATCACTacattttcattgttgtttttgcttaaatTACTATTTATCATGCTTATCTATTGCTTTTTTCCAACCACTGTGTACATGC from Polyodon spathula isolate WHYD16114869_AA chromosome 11, ASM1765450v1, whole genome shotgun sequence encodes the following:
- the LOC121322552 gene encoding period circadian protein homolog 2-like isoform X1 — protein: MSISYPFSTLEGQSSKRDRDFEDVPAGTASRPRLHRMSSFSEARHEEAELVLHSDGSDSSQDRRAPSPRQGLHNDMEMTSSGSSGNDSHGNESSGSSSGNGKDSALLESSESNKSAKSQSPSPPSSSNAFSLLSSSSEPDNPSTSGCSSEESAKAKTQKELLKTLKQLKVRLPSEKRAKGKSSTLATLNYALRCVKQVKANEEYYQLLMINESQPSGLDVSSYTIEEIDNITSEYTLKNNDIFAVAVSLITGKIVYISDQAACILNCKREVFRNAKFVEFLSPQDVSVFYSFTAPYRLPSWSMCTGAESSPPDSIQEKSFFCRISGGREQAGEMLYCPFRMTPYLMKVQHSEHAEDHFSCLLLAERVHSGYEAPRIPADKRIFTTTHTPSCMFEDVDERVVPLLGYLPQDLIGTPVLLYLHPSDRHLMLAVHKKILQCAGQPFADHCAIRFCARNGEYVTMDTSWSSFVNPWSRKVSFIIGRHTVRTGPVNEDVFAAPPFTEGKIIDSDIQEITEQIHRLLLQPVHSHGSSGYGSLGSNESREHLISVASSSESFGLLNEESKQEKPRTFQEICKGVHMLKNQGQQIFESRAKPEQKKHNSAAEPQKDSNVRTKDTLLLSGTGNATGISQKTTNSEEISNKEQTVYSYQQISCLDSVIRFLDSCNIPVTVKRKCVSSSNTASSNSDEDKQVVTDDSMQVSQADPSLLDHQADLASLKSPENASAAAVVGASLTPLALPSKAESVVSITSQCSYSSTIVHVGDKKPQPESEIMEEGQSGIEPVESQPPPPPASVVPAVSQEKEAYKKRGLTKEVLAAHTQQEEQAFLSKFKEPRGMHMFQSPCSFYLQEKHKGHKCAQGTQTPRQRGQNATEPPFKKAGRNKKTKCKRVKQCDSSDSTSSHNQQPHRPPLVGLNHTPWSLSETSQSSYPAMSFPTVVPGYPMPVLTAPGAMPPATNPSMSGIGDGQSAQDNCGQMQPPQYSAPLVTPMVAFVLPNYMFPQMNSAVHPSFYPGQPSFPPHPTFSAQAAFPIPPAFPGQPQFGVPSVVQAYPQFPGQLLHYNMPMESDQRDRPSRSSTPQSVGAQDQASPPLFQSRCSSPLQLNLLQLEETPKRVERQEAGPSATSLGAAGTAGDRDKEATTSKESEGGESPAEGQISDACSSSSDLLDILLQEDSRSGSGSAASGSGRSADSGSLGSGSNGCGTSGSGTGSSQTSNTSKYFGSIDSSENDHQLKEKTGMEKKEGTSLVKYVLQDPMWLLIANADDSVMMTYQVPSRDFETVLKEDRDKLKQMQKAQPKFRTEQKSELVEVHPWMKTGVLPEAIDVTECLCSVESTQGGASTAFDEAIQNIELCAMVETSEEGSLRTLSVTNEEQMHAEASPMP